From the Chloroflexota bacterium genome, one window contains:
- a CDS encoding zinc-binding dehydrogenase, translating into MKALYFENKLANIVALKIASNFTKSAAFAPFSHFKYAEVKEPEIPNPRWLKVKNKACGICGSDIHFIFMDMDTKCFPAATPGISRKYLGHEMVGEVVELGSEADGLAVGDRVSLRIDWPSCFQMEIDPPCRQCAAGNYMLCENLGEKQLPTVDTGGGFSPYMIMHRSQPYKVPNPLTDDEAVLLEPTAVAVHGVMKQTPNPGNKVLVIGGGTIGLLTIAVAKAIQPDAEIYCLARYPFQAEIATKFGAKGVILDNEGAYKHAADITGARYFEGYFKNRILLGGFDIIYDAVGNDRTIQNALRLVTGKGTVVILGINFQPGKIDYTPIWHQEIKVTGINCHATEYDGKTSFDIAAKLLGTKKINTKEMITHRFPLERYREAIDTFLSKEKTKAIKIVIQHS; encoded by the coding sequence ATGAAAGCTCTATATTTTGAAAACAAGCTAGCCAATATAGTCGCCTTGAAGATTGCCTCCAACTTTACCAAGAGTGCCGCCTTCGCACCGTTTTCCCATTTCAAATATGCCGAGGTAAAAGAGCCCGAGATACCCAATCCACGCTGGCTTAAAGTCAAAAACAAGGCTTGCGGTATCTGTGGTTCGGACATACATTTTATCTTTATGGACATGGACACAAAATGCTTTCCGGCAGCGACGCCTGGCATATCCAGAAAATATCTCGGCCATGAGATGGTCGGTGAGGTGGTTGAACTGGGGTCGGAAGCAGATGGTCTCGCAGTGGGTGACCGGGTAAGCCTTCGCATAGACTGGCCATCCTGTTTTCAGATGGAAATCGACCCCCCTTGCAGACAGTGTGCTGCAGGAAACTACATGCTCTGCGAAAACCTAGGGGAGAAACAACTGCCGACTGTAGATACAGGAGGCGGATTCTCACCTTATATGATAATGCACCGCTCTCAACCCTACAAAGTGCCAAATCCCCTAACTGACGACGAAGCCGTTCTCCTTGAGCCCACTGCTGTTGCTGTACATGGGGTGATGAAACAAACACCGAACCCGGGCAACAAGGTGCTGGTAATAGGCGGTGGCACCATAGGTTTACTAACCATAGCCGTGGCAAAGGCAATCCAACCTGATGCGGAAATCTACTGCCTGGCACGGTACCCATTTCAGGCGGAGATAGCAACAAAATTCGGGGCAAAAGGTGTGATATTGGACAATGAAGGCGCTTACAAGCATGCAGCAGACATCACCGGAGCCAGATATTTTGAAGGCTATTTTAAGAATCGCATTTTGCTCGGAGGATTTGACATCATCTACGATGCGGTTGGAAATGACAGGACTATACAGAACGCACTTCGCTTGGTTACAGGCAAGGGCACGGTAGTCATCCTGGGCATAAACTTCCAGCCGGGCAAGATAGACTATACGCCTATCTGGCATCAGGAGATAAAGGTAACCGGTATAAACTGCCACGCCACCGAATACGACGGGAAGACGTCCTTTGACATAGCCGCCAAGCTGCTCGGGACAAAAAAGATAAACACAAAAGAGATGATTACCCACAGATTCCCGTTGGAGAGATACCGGGAAGCGATAGACACATTCCTGTCAAAAGAGAAGACCAAAGCAATCAAAATCGTTATACAGCACTCCTGA
- a CDS encoding prepilin-type N-terminal cleavage/methylation domain-containing protein gives MRKLIRSQKGFTLIELLVVIGILATLAGVVTIGVTQFVNRGGTEANCTELHNVQTAATACIVEVATGNLAPGTDCTDTAVLRTNNLLLTDTRCTTYAISSDGIVTAQSGCVTGVSCTSP, from the coding sequence ATGCGAAAGCTAATTAGAAGCCAGAAAGGCTTCACTCTCATCGAGCTCTTGGTGGTCATTGGCATCCTGGCAACTCTGGCAGGTGTGGTTACCATAGGTGTAACCCAGTTCGTGAACCGAGGCGGCACTGAAGCAAACTGCACTGAGTTGCACAATGTACAGACCGCGGCTACAGCCTGTATCGTGGAGGTGGCGACTGGCAATCTCGCGCCAGGTACAGACTGTACGGACACAGCTGTGCTGCGGACTAACAATCTGCTACTGACAGACACTAGATGTACTACCTACGCCATCAGTTCAGACGGGATAGTTACTGCCCAGAGTGGTTGCGTCACTGGCGTGTCGTGTACGTCACCATAG
- a CDS encoding type II toxin-antitoxin system RelE/ParE family toxin → MVKIVWTEGAIKDLEKIDKLTARRILRRIAWLASNFEKVSAEPLGGEFKGMLKLRIGDWRAVYSVEGKTIVIQFIGHRGEIYRTK, encoded by the coding sequence TTGGTTAAGATTGTCTGGACTGAAGGTGCAATAAAAGACCTTGAAAAGATTGATAAGCTAACAGCCAGAAGGATTTTGAGGCGGATTGCTTGGCTAGCCAGTAATTTCGAGAAAGTTAGCGCGGAGCCTCTTGGCGGTGAGTTTAAAGGAATGCTTAAACTACGTATAGGAGATTGGAGAGCTGTTTATTCGGTGGAAGGCAAAACCATCGTGATTCAATTCATCGGTCACAGAGGAGAAATCTACAGAACTAAGTAG
- a CDS encoding type II secretion system protein — protein sequence MWGTNIKLKITEKGFTLIELLVAMSIAALVVSAASMTIITMMRLSPKSTEWAIALRQVQNAGHLISRDVLMSQTIVVDSDPGTPTFLTLTQPQITPPDKTIVYQLQDMPDGGQRLMRDDTGGQPVMIAQYLSVASAEYYSDNGTLILTIEATYGEAAVERTYETMQRVPP from the coding sequence ATGTGGGGCACAAACATTAAACTGAAAATAACCGAGAAGGGCTTTACCCTGATCGAACTTTTGGTCGCCATGTCCATAGCCGCTTTAGTCGTCAGCGCTGCCTCAATGACCATTATCACCATGATGAGACTGAGCCCCAAGAGCACCGAATGGGCTATCGCCTTACGCCAGGTGCAGAACGCCGGCCACTTGATCTCCCGCGATGTCCTGATGTCACAGACTATAGTGGTCGACTCAGACCCGGGAACCCCCACATTCCTGACACTGACACAGCCGCAGATCACACCCCCCGACAAGACTATAGTCTACCAGTTACAAGATATGCCTGACGGCGGGCAAAGGCTTATGCGGGATGACACTGGCGGGCAGCCAGTCATGATAGCCCAATATCTTTCTGTGGCCAGCGCGGAATATTACTCCGACAACGGCACGCTGATCCTTACCATAGAAGCCACTTACGGCGAGGCAGCAGTCGAAAGAACATATGAAACCATGCAGAGAGTCCCCCCGTAG
- a CDS encoding type II secretion system protein: protein MTRSQQRVALPGFCSAKNGVPGLTLLEVLVALGILAAVAAVFLLGMSISSKGVMVTHQSVTAESLAKSQLETIKRWPYDDANNPPDYQTAKLTDIPDGYDIDIAAIRLNPKGDDPTNDDGLQQITVTVTHDTETAFIMVGYKAKQ from the coding sequence ATGACCAGAAGTCAGCAGCGGGTGGCCTTGCCAGGCTTTTGCTCTGCTAAGAACGGCGTGCCAGGGCTAACTTTACTAGAGGTCCTGGTAGCTCTCGGTATTTTAGCTGCCGTGGCCGCCGTTTTCCTCCTTGGTATGTCCATTTCCTCCAAAGGAGTAATGGTCACCCATCAAAGCGTAACGGCTGAGAGCCTGGCTAAGTCACAGCTAGAAACTATCAAGAGATGGCCCTATGATGATGCCAATAACCCGCCGGATTACCAGACCGCAAAACTGACCGACATCCCCGATGGCTATGACATCGACATCGCCGCTATACGCCTAAATCCCAAAGGTGATGACCCTACCAACGACGATGGACTTCAGCAGATAACAGTCACCGTTACCCATGACACAGAAACAGCATTCATCATGGTTGGCTACAAGGCGAAACAATGA
- a CDS encoding type II secretion system F family protein, whose protein sequence is MDYAYLGYTGDRQIVKGKVSAADERAAVDMLANIGYRVVSIKPISTFVPKQLRLFQAKVKPSELVTFCRQLALLLESGVGIIQALELLEAQTTDKSLKGVLLTVINDLRGGKSLSMALAQHPNVFPSLYCKLINVGEQTGSLETVLRSLADYAERQATSAGKIKQALMYPAVVLALAIVVGVLLVGFLLKPVIAMFETLGGDLPLPTKMLVGGMTFIGSYGLFLLVGIIALLIVGFLYARTPNGRYTRDRLLLKIPVIGRILQVSELGRVCRSLSLLFRAGLPLPEVMTLTTSATSNRVLARALGVVEHGMLRGQGLAKPMSSERIFLPLMVEMTKVGEETGNLDDSLIIVAENFEIEAERRTQTMISMIEPVMTIAMGIMVGFLALAVFMPIYGALNLVG, encoded by the coding sequence ATGGACTATGCCTATCTCGGCTATACCGGGGACAGACAAATAGTCAAGGGAAAGGTCTCAGCCGCGGATGAGAGAGCAGCTGTAGACATGCTGGCTAACATCGGCTACCGCGTGGTCAGCATTAAGCCTATCTCCACCTTTGTCCCCAAGCAATTGAGACTTTTCCAGGCAAAAGTCAAGCCGTCCGAGCTGGTTACCTTCTGCCGGCAACTGGCACTGCTTTTGGAATCAGGAGTTGGCATCATCCAGGCTCTGGAACTCCTCGAAGCTCAAACAACAGACAAAAGCCTTAAGGGGGTGCTTCTAACAGTAATCAACGACCTTCGTGGTGGCAAATCATTATCAATGGCTCTAGCTCAGCATCCTAATGTCTTTCCTTCCCTTTATTGCAAGCTGATTAACGTTGGCGAACAAACCGGTTCGCTCGAAACCGTGCTCAGAAGCCTGGCCGATTATGCCGAGCGTCAGGCCACGTCCGCCGGTAAAATAAAGCAGGCATTAATGTATCCCGCAGTTGTCTTGGCACTAGCTATAGTCGTGGGCGTTCTCCTGGTTGGCTTCCTCCTGAAACCAGTGATCGCCATGTTTGAAACATTAGGCGGCGATTTACCGTTGCCCACAAAGATGCTTGTAGGTGGAATGACCTTCATTGGAAGCTACGGCCTGTTTCTACTGGTGGGTATCATCGCTCTGCTCATAGTCGGCTTCTTATATGCTCGAACACCAAATGGGCGCTATACGCGGGACAGGCTTTTACTGAAAATACCCGTAATCGGACGCATACTTCAGGTAAGTGAGCTAGGACGTGTTTGTCGCAGCCTATCACTGCTATTTCGTGCTGGTTTGCCACTGCCTGAAGTTATGACCTTAACCACTTCAGCCACCAGCAATAGAGTGTTAGCTAGAGCTTTGGGTGTAGTAGAACATGGCATGCTCAGAGGCCAGGGCCTAGCTAAACCTATGAGCAGTGAACGGATTTTCCTGCCTCTAATGGTGGAAATGACCAAGGTAGGCGAGGAAACCGGTAATCTGGATGACTCACTGATTATAGTAGCTGAAAATTTTGAAATTGAAGCCGAAAGACGGACCCAGACCATGATTAGCATGATCGAGCCGGTGATGACCATAGCCATGGGGATTATGGTTGGCTTTCTCGCCTTAGCTGTATTCATGCCCATCTACGGCGCCCTGAACCTGGTGGGTTAG
- a CDS encoding type II/IV secretion system protein, with protein sequence MAKADSEQALESQLAQHLKHYGYEITTDAKIKGSSGTEHTFAMLAHKDAGFFSYDIVIGLSVSQREEVGLGAIFNFDEKANDVNIPDKIFIAIPKLGAMAVNFAQQQRIKVFDNNRLDAFLNTAPPQSAKHHKPVEFSSRAQLLKSLTEHGYRLEENAKVKGISGIEHTFDVLAYIDDGLITHPVSIDFLSANDEVDMEPVSLLDARAQDTGIIRSVLVASPKLSHEAKQLAERQQITVFEVAKATPQKPTHEPHMAKNAPAQSSTEPTTVKVTEPAPAPVTKPIPIEPVVTGPPSGVARLNVLTQAPTPEALNLIPEKLARKYNVVPLAVDDNTLRVAMANPDDVLAIQALAAKTKRRIEAVLATPIDIQEAIDFNYKAFSEIAKQFGMVAPSIEVIPIDRSAEVVADDSPVAKALSLLVEEGVKSRSSDIHIEPEIDRLRVRYRIDGILHEVTSLPVGAHGPLISRIKILAGMNIADPRRPQDGQFSVVTTGRDIDIRVATISTVHGETAVLRLLDKSMAVMSLSQLGFLPESQERFERMLMAPYGMVLLSGPTGAGKTTTLYAAVNSLDKVGRNIITIEDPVEYRFRGVNQIQINPKAGVTFASGLRAIVRLDPDVILVGEIRDSETADIATQSALTGHLVLSSVHANDTVGVLFRLIDLGVEPFLICSAVICIVAQRMVRRVCPNCARKTNVPIVEQAAYHRETGEERSEFASGAGCKMCTYTGYLGRTGIFEILTVSDEIKRAIVTGAPAAEIRAKAIEEGMLTLAKDGMLKARAGITTPYEVLRNAYSIGD encoded by the coding sequence ATGGCAAAGGCGGATTCTGAGCAGGCACTTGAGAGCCAGCTAGCACAACACTTGAAGCACTATGGTTACGAAATAACCACAGATGCCAAAATCAAAGGGAGCTCGGGAACTGAGCATACCTTTGCCATGCTGGCTCATAAGGACGCTGGCTTTTTCAGCTATGATATTGTCATTGGCTTATCTGTCAGCCAGCGTGAAGAGGTGGGCTTAGGTGCTATATTCAATTTCGATGAAAAGGCTAATGATGTCAACATCCCTGACAAAATCTTCATTGCTATACCCAAACTCGGCGCCATGGCCGTCAATTTCGCCCAGCAACAGCGGATAAAGGTCTTTGACAACAATAGATTGGACGCTTTCCTGAATACAGCGCCACCACAATCAGCTAAACACCATAAGCCAGTTGAATTCAGCAGCAGAGCCCAACTCCTTAAATCTTTAACTGAGCATGGTTATAGACTCGAGGAAAACGCCAAAGTAAAAGGTATATCAGGAATTGAGCATACCTTTGATGTATTGGCTTACATTGACGATGGCCTTATCACACATCCAGTGAGCATAGATTTCCTGTCTGCAAACGATGAGGTAGACATGGAGCCTGTGTCTTTGCTTGACGCTAGAGCTCAGGACACTGGCATCATCCGCAGCGTGCTCGTGGCATCACCTAAGCTCAGCCATGAAGCCAAGCAATTAGCTGAAAGACAGCAGATAACAGTCTTCGAAGTTGCCAAAGCAACTCCACAGAAACCAACCCATGAACCCCACATGGCCAAAAACGCACCTGCACAGTCAAGCACAGAACCGACGACAGTCAAAGTAACCGAACCAGCACCGGCCCCAGTGACCAAACCAATACCCATTGAACCAGTGGTTACCGGACCACCTTCCGGCGTCGCCCGACTTAATGTACTGACGCAAGCTCCAACGCCAGAAGCACTTAATTTAATCCCTGAAAAACTGGCTAGAAAGTATAATGTAGTACCACTCGCAGTTGATGACAACACCTTACGTGTGGCCATGGCCAACCCTGACGATGTTTTAGCTATACAAGCCCTAGCCGCTAAGACCAAGAGAAGAATTGAGGCGGTGTTAGCCACACCTATAGATATACAGGAGGCCATTGATTTCAACTACAAAGCCTTTAGCGAAATAGCCAAACAGTTCGGCATGGTGGCACCATCCATCGAAGTAATACCTATAGATAGGTCCGCCGAAGTAGTAGCTGACGATTCCCCGGTAGCCAAGGCTCTAAGTCTGCTGGTCGAAGAGGGCGTGAAGTCCCGATCTTCTGACATCCATATCGAGCCTGAAATAGACAGGCTCCGTGTCCGCTATCGCATTGATGGCATTCTTCATGAGGTTACCTCCTTGCCCGTTGGCGCTCATGGTCCACTTATTTCCCGTATTAAGATCCTCGCCGGTATGAATATCGCTGACCCACGCCGTCCCCAGGATGGCCAGTTCTCAGTTGTCACCACAGGAAGAGATATTGATATCCGGGTAGCCACTATCAGCACTGTACACGGTGAAACGGCGGTGCTTCGCCTTCTGGACAAATCAATGGCAGTCATGTCTTTATCTCAGCTCGGTTTCCTGCCTGAGAGCCAGGAAAGATTCGAGCGCATGCTCATGGCACCTTATGGCATGGTCTTACTCAGCGGCCCTACCGGTGCCGGCAAAACCACCACCCTTTACGCCGCAGTCAACTCCTTGGATAAGGTGGGCCGCAATATCATCACCATTGAAGACCCTGTGGAGTACCGTTTCCGAGGCGTAAACCAAATACAAATAAATCCCAAGGCCGGTGTAACCTTTGCCAGTGGGCTGCGGGCTATCGTCCGCCTTGACCCTGACGTTATCCTAGTCGGTGAAATCCGGGATAGCGAGACGGCTGATATAGCCACTCAATCTGCTCTCACCGGGCATCTAGTGCTATCTTCAGTTCACGCTAACGACACTGTAGGCGTCCTCTTTCGACTTATTGACCTTGGTGTTGAACCCTTCCTGATATGCTCAGCAGTCATCTGCATTGTGGCACAAAGAATGGTTCGGCGTGTTTGTCCTAATTGCGCCCGCAAGACCAACGTGCCTATAGTGGAGCAAGCAGCTTATCACCGCGAAACAGGTGAGGAACGCAGCGAATTTGCTTCTGGCGCTGGCTGCAAAATGTGCACTTACACCGGCTATCTGGGCAGGACAGGCATTTTCGAAATCCTGACAGTGAGCGATGAAATCAAACGGGCAATTGTTACCGGGGCCCCCGCCGCTGAAATTCGGGCCAAGGCAATCGAAGAAGGAATGCTAACTCTAGCCAAAGACGGCATGCTTAAGGCTAGAGCCGGTATCACCACGCCTTACGAAGTGCTGCGCAATGCCTATTCCATAGGTGACTAA